Proteins encoded in a region of the Moritella marina ATCC 15381 genome:
- a CDS encoding TRAP transporter large permease → MFDLSSIGIGYGSLLMLVLMIGLLLTGMQLAFVTGLVAVIFTFGWFGPEVLPLITSRIYSFVSGYVFLAVPMFVLMAALLDRSGIARDLFDAMKKVARNIRGGVAVQTLLVAVLLASMSGVIGGETVLLGILALPQMLRLGYDRKLAIGTTCAGGALGTMLPPSIVLIIYGLTASVSIGDLFKASFLPAAILALLYIVYVLVRCYLNPSLAPLPTAEELAEDEAKDINFKKALLFPMLSVAVVLGSIYSGIASITEASALGVVGIAISAAIRGELNWNMLKESSIATLRTCGMIIWIGIGASALVGVYNLMGGIDFVSDGILAMSGGSPMGTILIMMAVLFVLGMFLDWVGVALLTMPIFVPIVVGLGFDPIWFGVVFCMNMQVSFLSPPFGPAAFYLKSVAPKDISLGEIFSALVPFICLQVVALALLIMFPQLALWWK, encoded by the coding sequence ATGTTTGATCTTTCATCTATTGGTATTGGTTACGGCAGTTTGTTAATGTTGGTGCTTATGATTGGCCTGTTATTAACAGGTATGCAATTGGCATTTGTAACGGGCTTAGTTGCTGTTATTTTCACATTTGGTTGGTTTGGTCCAGAGGTTTTACCGCTGATCACCAGCCGGATTTATAGTTTTGTTAGTGGGTACGTTTTCTTAGCTGTACCTATGTTTGTATTGATGGCTGCCTTGCTTGACCGTTCTGGTATTGCGCGTGACTTATTCGATGCAATGAAAAAAGTAGCGCGTAACATCCGTGGTGGTGTTGCGGTTCAAACATTATTAGTCGCTGTGTTACTTGCTTCAATGTCTGGCGTTATCGGTGGTGAAACCGTATTGCTTGGTATTCTTGCATTGCCGCAAATGCTGCGTCTTGGTTACGATCGTAAATTAGCGATTGGTACAACGTGTGCTGGTGGTGCTTTGGGTACTATGTTACCGCCAAGTATCGTATTGATTATTTATGGTCTAACAGCAAGTGTTTCAATTGGTGATCTGTTTAAAGCATCATTCTTACCGGCTGCGATACTCGCGTTATTGTATATTGTCTATGTATTGGTTCGTTGTTACTTAAACCCATCATTAGCACCATTACCAACAGCGGAAGAATTAGCGGAAGATGAAGCGAAAGATATTAACTTTAAGAAAGCGTTATTATTCCCAATGTTATCAGTTGCTGTGGTACTCGGTAGTATCTACAGTGGTATCGCATCGATTACAGAAGCATCGGCATTAGGTGTTGTGGGCATTGCGATCAGTGCGGCAATCCGTGGTGAGCTTAACTGGAACATGCTAAAAGAAAGTTCAATTGCGACATTACGTACTTGTGGCATGATCATCTGGATTGGTATTGGTGCGAGCGCATTAGTGGGTGTTTATAACCTAATGGGCGGTATTGATTTCGTCAGTGACGGTATTCTGGCGATGAGTGGTGGTAGCCCAATGGGGACTATCCTAATCATGATGGCAGTGCTGTTTGTATTAGGTATGTTCCTTGATTGGGTTGGTGTTGCATTATTAACTATGCCTATCTTTGTACCGATTGTTGTTGGTTTAGGTTTTGACCCAATTTGGTTTGGTGTGGTGTTCTGTATGAATATGCAGGTGTCATTCTTATCACCGCCATTTGGTCCAGCTGCTTTTTACCTTAAATCGGTAGCACCAAAAGATATTAGCTTGGGCGAAATATTCAGTGCTCTGGTACCGTTTATCTGCTTGCAAGTTGTTGCGTTAGCCTTGCTTATTATGTTCCCTCAATTAGCGTTATGGTGGAAATAG